Proteins encoded by one window of Synechococcus sp. WH 7805:
- the tgt gene encoding tRNA guanosine(34) transglycosylase Tgt, with product MFDFQINATCRHTAARCGCFETPHGPVSTPRFMPVGTLATVKGVTADQLATTGAQMVLSNTYHLHLQPGEAVVEAAGGLHRFMGWQGPMLTDSGGFQVFSLGDLNRIDDHGVDFRNPRDGSRILLTPERSMEIQMALGADVAMAFDQCPPYPATENDVEEASRRTHAWLERCVASHSRTDQALFGIVQGGCFPHLREASARAVADFNLPGIAIGGVSVGEPVEDMHRIVRQVTPLLPQDRPRYLMGIGTLQEMAVAVANGIDLFDCVLPTRLGRHGTAMVAGERWNLRNARFRHDHTPLDPTCPCIACKQHTRAYLHHLIRSEELLGLTLLSLHNLTHLIRFTSAMERAIRDGCFAEDFRPWNEDSPAHHTW from the coding sequence GTGTTCGACTTCCAGATCAACGCAACATGCCGGCACACCGCTGCACGCTGCGGTTGTTTTGAGACTCCCCATGGACCGGTGAGTACGCCGCGCTTCATGCCCGTAGGAACGCTGGCCACCGTGAAGGGCGTCACAGCCGATCAACTCGCCACCACGGGAGCACAGATGGTGCTCTCAAACACTTACCACCTGCATCTCCAACCCGGTGAAGCCGTGGTGGAGGCCGCCGGCGGGCTGCATCGCTTCATGGGCTGGCAGGGCCCGATGCTCACCGATTCAGGGGGATTCCAGGTGTTCAGCCTGGGGGACCTCAATCGCATCGACGACCATGGCGTTGATTTCCGCAATCCCCGGGACGGCAGCCGCATCCTGCTGACGCCGGAACGGTCGATGGAGATCCAGATGGCCCTGGGAGCGGATGTGGCCATGGCGTTTGACCAGTGCCCCCCCTACCCAGCCACGGAAAATGATGTGGAGGAAGCAAGCCGGCGCACCCATGCCTGGCTCGAACGTTGCGTGGCCTCCCACTCGCGTACCGACCAGGCCCTGTTCGGGATCGTGCAAGGAGGATGCTTCCCCCACCTGCGGGAAGCCAGCGCGAGAGCGGTCGCCGACTTCAACCTCCCAGGCATCGCCATCGGTGGCGTCAGCGTAGGAGAGCCGGTGGAGGACATGCACCGCATTGTTCGGCAGGTCACGCCCCTGCTTCCGCAAGACCGTCCGCGGTACCTGATGGGCATCGGCACGCTGCAGGAAATGGCAGTCGCTGTCGCCAATGGAATCGATCTGTTCGACTGCGTGCTCCCCACCCGCCTAGGGCGACACGGCACAGCCATGGTGGCCGGGGAACGCTGGAACCTCCGCAACGCCCGCTTCCGGCACGACCACACACCGCTCGACCCCACATGCCCCTGCATCGCCTGCAAGCAGCACACCCGGGCCTATCTACACCACCTGATTCGTAGTGAAGAGCTGCTCGGACTGACCCTGCTGAGCCTGCACAACCTCACGCATCTGATCCGCTTCACCAGTGCCATGGAACGCGCCATTCGCGACGGCTGTTTTGCAGAGGATTTCCGTCCCTGGAACGAGGACTCACCGGCCCATCACACGTGGTAG
- a CDS encoding photosystem II reaction center protein K — MAAFSLDLLAQLPEAYQAFGPLIDILPIIPVFFLLLAFVWQASVGFR; from the coding sequence ATGGCTGCCTTCTCCCTTGACCTGCTGGCCCAACTTCCCGAGGCCTACCAGGCATTCGGCCCACTGATCGACATCCTGCCGATCATCCCAGTGTTTTTCCTGCTTCTGGCCTTCGTTTGGCAGGCCTCTGTGGGCTTTCGTTAA
- a CDS encoding WecB/TagA/CpsF family glycosyltransferase — protein METISTGPRDRRRCHVLGVPVDACRDVAAAAIGLHGEGGGQIVTLNAEMTMRARQDAELGAVIAQADLVVPDGAGVVWALGRQGVRVRRSPGIELAWSLLSYAEAHHWSVALVGGSPEVMECLKTTLARSHPRLRLLMAEHGFQASDAWPALESRLRGLRPDLVLVALGVPRQEVWAKSMRQSLPGLWMGVGGSFDVWSGLKQRAPEWTSRLQMEWLFRLLQDPSRWRRYLVLPQFAWAVLRAGGRRR, from the coding sequence ATGGAAACAATCAGCACTGGCCCGCGAGATCGCCGTCGCTGCCACGTTCTTGGGGTTCCTGTTGACGCTTGCCGGGACGTGGCGGCTGCTGCCATCGGCCTGCATGGAGAGGGTGGCGGTCAGATCGTGACGCTCAATGCTGAGATGACGATGCGGGCCCGTCAGGACGCAGAACTGGGTGCGGTGATCGCCCAGGCCGACCTGGTGGTTCCGGATGGAGCGGGAGTGGTCTGGGCCTTAGGTCGCCAGGGGGTCAGGGTGCGTCGCAGCCCTGGAATTGAGCTGGCTTGGTCACTGCTCAGCTATGCCGAAGCCCATCACTGGTCCGTCGCCCTGGTGGGTGGTTCACCCGAGGTGATGGAGTGTTTGAAGACCACGCTGGCTCGGAGCCATCCCCGCTTGAGGTTGCTGATGGCAGAACACGGATTTCAAGCGTCAGATGCTTGGCCAGCTTTGGAGTCTCGTCTGCGTGGTCTGCGGCCTGATCTCGTGCTGGTGGCTCTTGGTGTGCCCCGTCAGGAAGTCTGGGCGAAGAGCATGCGTCAGTCCCTTCCAGGTCTCTGGATGGGTGTGGGCGGCAGCTTCGATGTCTGGTCCGGTCTCAAGCAGCGCGCACCGGAGTGGACCAGTCGTCTGCAGATGGAATGGCTGTTCAGGCTGCTCCAGGACCCATCACGCTGGCGGCGTTATCTGGTGCTCCCCCAATTCGCTTGGGCTGTGCTTCGAGCCGGCGGTCGCCGGCGTTAA
- a CDS encoding glycoside hydrolase family 15 protein — translation MVLSHPVAGNDQEKLVQLQHLDSAIEAVVLQRQNPLSGLLPASTAHTVHGNYGDAWVRDCVYSIQCVWGLAIAHRKLLGPCQRSWELEQRVVDLMRGLLSAMMRQAEKVERFKHSLDPLDALHAKYDSRNGEPVVPDDGWGHLQLDATSLFLLQLAQLSRSGLAVIHNRHEAAFIQNLVYYVARAYQTPDYGIWERGDKGNHGLPERNASSIGMAKAALEALDGVDLFAAHGDGSVTVLIPHGAVVRLRRALQGLLPRESASKEVDSACLSVIGYPAWALEDPELVERTARRIRRELGGLYGYKRFRRDGHQTVVEDITRLHYECDELATFEGVESEWPLFLAYELVTACFEERWDEARQWRHRLEALRVERNGQMLYPELYLVPAEALERERQVPGSQKRVANDNVPLLWTQSLAWLGEMLMDGLIEAADLDPCGRRLPSVLGAESVLVCLVPNDSTVASRLKELGLPVCDLETAGIEVLSSDALRQHLGAVGVDEALGLSGHPPLRPETAASARLYRLGERQLAFLPAVLEEGTFYLSHDPRHLVDSVVNELHLLQRHWQGPGSPLLLIPVQASLLERGDTHLLALTERLGSGSVEEVSVEFATLETLAASAQWHELPGSLGTAGLPAAPSAKQLLRASTDLSDLTAAQEQELDDTSLEELRRRLWSSNSLREQAEVLELLTRRLGSASILSGPQGAPVEIKTLLEEIYRRGLQQEDWNVARRCAGAMGLVHPQLDDALIDLLSRQKQVVVGRNYTKVSRLSTPVSSHEIAALIEQTCGSDGREWMLQQELLLALDGIARREPDMIRGSLTFQLGQLLLLLTSELAAERQLSQDEAFEAVCDEPPHRLGQRLRTVLEDVDHARDALQRRELLHVRGTVQWSVPAPLETGPGGNDWLQHRIRLGSLQQVPKEFYAGIWSLLHHCRGLVIGDKLERRNRLTSALLLEKTPGERNFAIQVEHLLSRITAPEYRQLCTESLLSLMAFTTANPKIQIDDDIALDVVIGHAVRVGWHATHPDLTEADYAQHKASAWDQFYRSSPALCRHWQIEALRQLADQDNLT, via the coding sequence ATGGTTCTGTCCCATCCGGTTGCCGGGAATGACCAAGAGAAGCTGGTCCAGTTGCAGCACCTGGACAGCGCCATTGAAGCCGTGGTCTTGCAACGGCAGAACCCTCTCAGCGGACTCCTTCCGGCGAGCACAGCTCACACCGTTCATGGCAACTACGGCGATGCCTGGGTTCGCGACTGCGTGTACTCGATCCAGTGCGTTTGGGGACTAGCCATTGCCCACCGCAAACTCCTAGGCCCATGCCAACGCAGTTGGGAACTGGAGCAGCGGGTGGTCGACCTTATGCGCGGACTGCTCAGCGCCATGATGCGACAAGCGGAAAAGGTTGAACGCTTCAAGCACAGCCTGGATCCGCTGGATGCACTCCATGCCAAGTACGACAGCCGCAATGGTGAACCGGTGGTGCCCGATGACGGCTGGGGGCACCTCCAGCTGGATGCCACATCACTCTTTCTGCTCCAACTGGCCCAGTTGAGCCGCAGTGGCCTGGCCGTGATCCACAACCGCCATGAAGCGGCCTTCATTCAGAACCTGGTTTATTACGTCGCCCGGGCTTACCAGACCCCCGATTACGGCATCTGGGAACGGGGAGATAAGGGCAACCACGGACTGCCAGAACGCAATGCCAGCTCGATCGGCATGGCGAAGGCGGCCCTAGAGGCTCTGGACGGCGTGGATCTCTTTGCCGCGCACGGCGATGGCAGCGTGACCGTCCTGATCCCCCATGGTGCGGTGGTGCGTCTCCGGCGAGCGCTGCAAGGGCTTCTCCCTCGCGAATCCGCCAGCAAAGAAGTGGACAGCGCCTGCCTTTCGGTGATCGGCTATCCCGCCTGGGCTCTCGAGGATCCTGAGCTCGTCGAACGCACGGCCCGACGCATCCGCAGGGAACTGGGCGGTCTCTATGGGTACAAGCGCTTCCGGCGCGACGGCCACCAGACCGTGGTGGAAGACATCACCCGACTGCACTACGAATGCGATGAACTGGCCACGTTTGAGGGGGTCGAGTCGGAGTGGCCCCTGTTCTTGGCGTATGAACTGGTCACCGCCTGTTTTGAGGAGCGCTGGGATGAAGCCAGGCAGTGGCGCCATCGCCTGGAAGCTCTACGCGTGGAACGCAACGGCCAGATGCTTTACCCGGAGCTGTACCTCGTTCCTGCCGAAGCCCTGGAACGTGAACGCCAAGTCCCAGGGAGCCAGAAACGGGTCGCCAATGACAATGTCCCCCTGCTTTGGACGCAGAGCCTGGCCTGGCTTGGAGAGATGCTGATGGATGGGCTGATCGAGGCGGCAGACCTCGATCCCTGCGGCCGACGTCTGCCGTCCGTTCTTGGCGCCGAGTCGGTGCTGGTCTGCCTGGTACCCAACGATTCCACCGTGGCCTCGCGGCTGAAGGAGCTGGGCCTTCCGGTCTGCGATTTAGAGACTGCAGGGATCGAGGTTCTGAGCTCCGATGCACTGCGGCAACACCTGGGCGCTGTCGGCGTGGACGAGGCTCTCGGCCTGAGCGGTCATCCACCTCTGCGACCTGAGACTGCTGCCAGCGCAAGGCTCTACCGACTGGGTGAGAGGCAGCTGGCCTTCCTTCCCGCAGTCCTTGAGGAGGGAACGTTTTACCTCAGTCACGATCCCAGACACCTGGTGGACAGTGTGGTGAACGAGCTGCATCTGCTGCAGAGACACTGGCAGGGGCCTGGCTCACCCCTGCTCTTGATTCCGGTGCAAGCCTCCTTGCTGGAGCGGGGTGACACGCATCTGCTCGCCCTTACAGAGCGCCTCGGCAGTGGTTCCGTGGAGGAAGTGAGTGTGGAATTTGCAACCCTAGAAACCCTGGCGGCCAGCGCCCAGTGGCATGAACTGCCGGGTTCGCTGGGGACCGCCGGTCTACCCGCCGCCCCCAGTGCCAAACAACTGCTGCGGGCCTCAACAGATCTGAGTGATCTCACCGCTGCCCAGGAACAGGAGCTGGACGACACATCCTTGGAGGAGCTGCGGCGCCGTCTCTGGTCCAGCAACTCCCTGCGAGAGCAGGCCGAAGTACTGGAGTTACTCACGCGCAGGCTGGGAAGCGCATCGATCCTGAGCGGCCCCCAGGGTGCTCCGGTTGAGATCAAGACCCTGCTGGAAGAGATTTACAGACGGGGGCTGCAGCAGGAGGACTGGAACGTGGCCCGTCGCTGCGCCGGTGCCATGGGACTCGTTCACCCGCAGCTCGACGATGCACTCATCGACCTGCTCAGCCGGCAGAAGCAGGTGGTGGTTGGACGGAATTACACCAAGGTTTCACGACTGAGCACTCCCGTGTCCAGCCACGAGATTGCAGCCCTAATCGAGCAAACATGCGGCAGTGACGGTCGCGAGTGGATGCTGCAGCAGGAACTCTTGCTGGCGCTCGACGGAATCGCTCGGCGCGAACCGGACATGATCCGAGGTTCTCTGACCTTCCAGCTCGGACAGTTGCTGCTACTGCTCACGTCTGAGCTTGCTGCTGAACGACAACTCAGCCAGGACGAAGCCTTCGAAGCCGTGTGTGATGAACCGCCGCACCGCCTTGGCCAACGGCTACGTACGGTGTTGGAGGATGTCGATCATGCCCGCGACGCCTTGCAGCGGCGGGAGTTGCTGCATGTGCGCGGGACGGTGCAATGGAGTGTGCCGGCCCCCCTTGAAACGGGTCCCGGTGGAAATGACTGGCTCCAACATCGCATCCGTCTTGGCTCCCTCCAGCAAGTCCCCAAGGAGTTTTACGCAGGCATCTGGTCGCTTCTTCACCACTGCCGGGGCTTGGTGATTGGAGACAAACTTGAACGCCGCAATCGCCTGACCAGTGCCCTCCTGCTGGAGAAAACACCCGGCGAGCGCAACTTCGCGATCCAAGTTGAACATCTTCTGAGCCGAATCACCGCGCCCGAGTACCGGCAACTGTGCACGGAAAGTCTGCTCTCACTGATGGCTTTTACCACCGCCAATCCCAAGATCCAGATCGATGACGACATCGCGCTGGATGTGGTGATCGGTCATGCCGTTCGCGTTGGATGGCACGCCACCCACCCCGACTTAACGGAAGCTGATTACGCCCAGCACAAAGCCAGTGCATGGGATCAGTTTTACCGGTCATCCCCTGCCCTCTGCCGTCACTGGCAGATCGAGGCCCTGCGTCAGCTCGCCGATCAGGACAATCTCACTTGA
- a CDS encoding Gfo/Idh/MocA family protein gives MTDTMVPVKVGVIGIGNMGWHHARVLSLLKDADLIGVADPDEARGALAREQFGCRWFADYRDMLSEVEAVCIAVPTLLHHSVGLACLEAGLHVLIEKPIAASQEEAAALIDAASKGGRLLQVGHIERFNPAFCELTKVVANEEVVVLEARRHSPHADRANDVSVVLDLMIHDLDLVLELAGSSVVHLSAAGGRSSSGPIDYVNATLGFENGVVASLTASKMSHRKIRSLSAHCRSSLVETDFLNHNLHIHRRAHEWYSADHGELLYRNDGFIEEVSTTSIEPLYAELEHFLQCVRGQETPAVDGQQASRALRLADLIEQAVEQPGVGIPLEAPI, from the coding sequence ATGACCGACACCATGGTTCCGGTGAAGGTCGGCGTGATCGGCATCGGCAACATGGGCTGGCACCATGCTCGCGTTCTCAGCCTGCTGAAAGACGCTGACCTGATCGGCGTGGCCGATCCGGATGAGGCCAGAGGGGCGCTGGCCAGGGAGCAGTTCGGATGTCGCTGGTTCGCTGACTACCGCGACATGTTGAGTGAAGTTGAGGCCGTTTGCATTGCCGTTCCGACACTGCTCCATCACTCCGTGGGTCTGGCCTGTCTTGAAGCCGGTCTGCACGTTTTGATCGAAAAGCCCATCGCTGCAAGTCAGGAGGAGGCTGCCGCTCTGATTGATGCAGCGAGTAAGGGCGGACGTCTGCTTCAGGTTGGTCATATTGAGCGGTTCAATCCTGCCTTTTGTGAGCTCACCAAAGTGGTGGCCAATGAGGAGGTTGTTGTGTTGGAGGCACGCCGGCACAGTCCCCACGCAGACCGCGCCAATGATGTCTCCGTGGTTCTGGATCTGATGATTCACGATCTCGACCTCGTTCTTGAACTCGCCGGTTCGTCTGTGGTGCATCTGTCCGCGGCCGGTGGTCGCAGTTCTTCAGGTCCGATCGACTACGTCAATGCCACGCTCGGGTTCGAGAACGGAGTGGTGGCCAGTCTCACCGCCAGCAAAATGAGCCACCGCAAGATCAGAAGCCTTAGCGCCCACTGCCGCTCCAGCCTGGTGGAGACGGACTTTCTCAATCACAACTTGCACATCCACCGCCGCGCCCACGAGTGGTATTCGGCTGACCATGGTGAGCTGCTCTACAGAAATGACGGGTTCATTGAGGAGGTGAGCACCACCTCCATCGAACCCCTCTACGCCGAGCTCGAGCATTTCTTGCAGTGCGTGCGAGGCCAGGAAACTCCAGCGGTGGATGGGCAACAGGCCTCAAGGGCCTTGCGATTGGCTGATTTGATCGAGCAGGCGGTCGAACAACCTGGTGTTGGCATTCCGCTTGAGGCGCCGATCTGA
- a CDS encoding hemolysin family protein yields the protein MRPLLLIALLVLPALFSAAEVALLRLRPSQVHEFSEQGRPGAQALQRLQRRLPTALLMTQFGTTLSLVALGWTGRGFGQRWWPLDTPAGRWWDLAWFLVLVVMATLLAGLLPRAWVLSRPESSALQLGPVLEGAIRALQPLLTILDALATLLLRLAGLSQRWGATVSALSASELETLIESGGVTGLKPDERNILEGVFALRDTQVREVMVPRSGMVTLPVEVRFAGLMEAVHRTRHARFPVIGQSLDDVRGVLDLRRLAEPIARGELKEDSSLEPYLMPAETVLETSNLAELLAIIRSGHPLLLVVDEHGGTEGLVTAADLNGEIVGDEPAEETDEPDLQPVEGQPGTWLVAGDLEIFELNRQLALDLPEASDHHTLAGFLLEKLQHIPSPGEALRHNGLQFEIFAMAGPRIVRVRLVLPDQEVSTQDSPNPEEL from the coding sequence ATGCGCCCCCTTCTGCTGATCGCGCTGCTGGTTCTGCCGGCTCTGTTTTCAGCAGCCGAGGTGGCGCTGCTGAGGCTCAGACCGAGTCAGGTGCATGAGTTCAGCGAGCAAGGTCGCCCCGGTGCTCAAGCCCTGCAAAGGCTGCAGCGTCGCCTGCCGACAGCGCTGCTTATGACCCAGTTCGGTACGACGCTCTCCCTGGTGGCGCTTGGCTGGACGGGGCGGGGTTTCGGTCAGCGCTGGTGGCCGCTTGATACGCCCGCCGGTCGCTGGTGGGATCTCGCCTGGTTCCTCGTACTAGTGGTGATGGCCACCTTGCTTGCGGGGCTGTTGCCCCGGGCCTGGGTGCTGAGTCGTCCCGAATCCTCAGCGCTGCAGCTAGGGCCAGTGCTGGAGGGAGCGATTCGGGCGCTGCAGCCACTGCTCACGATCCTCGATGCTCTGGCCACACTTCTTCTGCGACTCGCCGGCCTCAGCCAGCGCTGGGGAGCCACCGTCTCCGCGCTGTCGGCCAGTGAGCTGGAGACCTTGATCGAAAGTGGCGGTGTGACAGGACTCAAGCCCGATGAACGCAACATCCTTGAGGGTGTGTTTGCTCTGCGCGATACCCAGGTGAGAGAGGTGATGGTTCCCCGCTCAGGGATGGTCACCCTGCCGGTTGAGGTTCGTTTCGCTGGGTTGATGGAGGCAGTGCATCGCACCCGTCATGCTCGTTTTCCCGTGATCGGTCAATCGCTCGATGACGTGCGTGGTGTTCTCGATCTCAGGCGCCTTGCGGAACCGATCGCCCGGGGAGAACTGAAGGAAGACTCTTCGTTAGAGCCCTACCTGATGCCTGCTGAGACCGTTCTGGAAACCAGCAACCTCGCTGAGCTCTTGGCGATCATCCGTTCAGGCCATCCCCTTCTTCTCGTTGTGGATGAACATGGCGGCACGGAGGGCCTGGTCACCGCCGCTGATCTCAATGGCGAAATCGTCGGCGATGAGCCAGCGGAGGAGACCGATGAACCCGATCTTCAACCGGTGGAAGGTCAACCGGGGACCTGGCTCGTCGCAGGCGACTTGGAGATCTTCGAGCTGAACCGCCAGCTGGCACTTGATTTGCCAGAGGCCAGCGACCATCACACTCTGGCTGGTTTTTTGCTGGAGAAGCTTCAGCACATCCCCTCGCCAGGGGAAGCACTGCGTCATAACGGGCTCCAGTTTGAGATCTTCGCCATGGCGGGCCCCCGCATCGTGCGGGTGCGCTTGGTGCTTCCAGACCAGGAGGTTTCCACCCAGGATTCTCCAAATCCAGAAGAGCTGTAA
- the pyrE gene encoding orotate phosphoribosyltransferase — protein MTDRSDPSMDRDVLLDRLAREAYRFGHFTLASGRSSDHYVNCKPVALSGSGLALLSPAMLALVDIEAVAVGGLTLGADPLVSGVAMAAAQQGRALDALIVRKQAKGHGTGAWLEGPLPEPGARVTVLEDVVTTGGSSIKAVQQLREAGYNVSRVVTIVDREEGGSAAMAATDLELVSLFKLHQVATRAKELTA, from the coding sequence ATGACCGATCGTTCCGACCCATCCATGGATCGCGATGTTCTTCTCGACCGCCTGGCGCGGGAGGCCTATCGGTTTGGACACTTCACCTTGGCCTCCGGCCGCAGCAGCGACCATTACGTGAACTGCAAGCCCGTCGCTCTCAGTGGCAGCGGCCTGGCCCTGCTGAGTCCAGCGATGCTCGCGCTGGTGGACATAGAGGCCGTTGCAGTGGGGGGACTCACCCTCGGTGCTGATCCCCTGGTGAGCGGTGTGGCGATGGCAGCCGCGCAGCAAGGTCGTGCACTCGATGCCCTGATCGTGCGCAAACAGGCAAAGGGCCATGGCACTGGCGCCTGGCTCGAGGGGCCTCTGCCCGAGCCAGGCGCCCGCGTCACGGTGCTGGAAGATGTCGTCACCACCGGGGGCTCATCGATCAAAGCCGTGCAGCAACTGCGTGAGGCTGGGTACAACGTGAGTCGGGTTGTGACGATCGTGGATCGTGAGGAAGGGGGCAGCGCCGCGATGGCCGCGACCGATCTCGAGCTGGTCAGCCTGTTCAAACTGCACCAGGTGGCAACCCGCGCCAAGGAGCTGACGGCTTGA
- a CDS encoding folate-binding protein YgfZ — protein sequence MTMDGSKPQALLWDAHFDVIRLEGSGSAGFLHGQTSARVDGAALGQLLQACWLNATGRVQALLELRLDDQGADVLVLNGNSDHLAKGLDRVIFPADRVRLGPARQQRRLQHLSSDQAPGPETVLWLDDAAVPPPPWDRTQACAAADLERWRLRQGWPLGAEEINGDTNPFELGLAGWVNLEKGCYLGQETLAKLGSRGAVKQQLRSWQCADPVAAELKPGDGLTLNGERAGRITSVAHPNACEPQCGLALIRRQALEAEELQSETTESRPHPLTLTLQRPGAFQDPPSGR from the coding sequence TTGACGATGGATGGATCGAAACCACAAGCCCTCCTCTGGGACGCACACTTTGATGTCATCCGACTCGAGGGTTCGGGCTCCGCGGGATTCCTGCATGGCCAGACAAGCGCCAGGGTGGACGGCGCAGCCTTAGGGCAGTTGCTTCAGGCGTGCTGGCTCAATGCCACGGGCCGGGTGCAGGCGCTGCTGGAGCTGCGCCTCGACGATCAAGGCGCCGACGTGCTTGTGCTCAACGGAAACTCTGACCATCTGGCCAAAGGCCTGGATCGTGTGATCTTCCCAGCGGACCGCGTCAGGCTCGGTCCAGCGCGACAGCAAAGGCGCCTGCAGCACTTGAGTAGCGATCAAGCACCAGGCCCGGAGACCGTGCTGTGGCTGGATGACGCCGCCGTCCCTCCTCCGCCATGGGATCGAACGCAAGCGTGCGCCGCGGCCGACCTGGAGCGCTGGCGGCTTCGGCAGGGCTGGCCCCTCGGCGCCGAAGAGATCAATGGCGACACCAATCCCTTTGAGCTGGGCCTGGCGGGGTGGGTGAACCTCGAGAAGGGGTGCTATTTGGGCCAAGAGACCCTGGCCAAACTGGGATCTCGCGGTGCGGTGAAACAGCAGTTGCGCTCCTGGCAATGCGCAGATCCAGTGGCTGCAGAGCTCAAGCCAGGGGATGGGCTGACCCTGAACGGTGAACGAGCCGGACGCATCACCAGCGTTGCTCATCCCAACGCGTGTGAACCCCAGTGTGGGCTGGCCCTGATCCGACGACAAGCGCTCGAGGCTGAGGAACTGCAGAGCGAAACCACGGAGTCCCGACCCCATCCACTGACCTTGACGCTGCAGCGCCCCGGAGCCTTTCAAGATCCACCAAGCGGGCGTTAA
- a CDS encoding TM0106 family RecB-like putative nuclease has product MGDTPSADKPLTDRLLRSWTRCRRRAWLDRHGDDRQRLYTAHRTLQLDDQQRSFVALLAKKPGHGLQACAQGEAGVVGLRLRSTTRDGLAVEAHPALLQRRAGSSRWGSFVYRPVLARQGRRLTREHRLQLALAGRLLERLQQAPVPDGLALAGSGRRLERETVPLGGGLQHQLDESLSKLATDLSRPTPPALAADRRKCTLCSWRGVCNADAAREGHLSEVSGIGAKRREMLMEIGIEGLAALADADPERLALQLERFGEQHGAVAAPLVAQARAQRDGCAEPLAAPPVLPELAEAPGVLLYDIESDPDARDDFLHGFVRLPRGLDGRWDPSLATYHPLLALQEHGEGACWTRLQRMLRLYPDWPVLHYGETESLALRRMAQRQGIGDGDLMALRRRLVDVHERLRRHWRLPLNSYGLKTVADWLGFRWGQTGVDGARALLWWRQWRGTGPGDRGHVQALRWIFAYNRDDGMATWAVAAWLLAQDETERKA; this is encoded by the coding sequence ATGGGTGACACCCCCTCTGCTGACAAGCCGCTTACAGATCGTCTGCTGCGCAGCTGGACGCGCTGTCGGCGTCGCGCCTGGCTCGATCGCCATGGCGACGACCGGCAGCGGCTCTACACAGCCCACCGAACCCTCCAGCTCGACGATCAGCAGCGCAGTTTTGTGGCTCTCTTGGCCAAGAAGCCTGGCCATGGACTGCAGGCCTGTGCGCAGGGTGAGGCCGGTGTGGTGGGGTTGCGGCTTCGCTCTACCACCCGGGATGGTCTGGCTGTTGAGGCTCATCCCGCTCTGCTTCAACGTCGAGCGGGCTCCAGTCGTTGGGGATCTTTTGTCTACCGACCTGTGCTGGCACGGCAGGGGCGACGGCTGACGCGCGAACACAGACTGCAGCTGGCCTTGGCCGGGCGTCTTCTCGAACGGTTGCAGCAAGCACCTGTCCCCGATGGCCTTGCCTTGGCTGGATCCGGTCGTCGCCTTGAGCGGGAAACAGTGCCGCTCGGTGGTGGACTCCAGCATCAGCTGGATGAGTCCCTGTCCAAGCTTGCGACGGATCTGAGTCGCCCCACTCCGCCGGCTCTGGCGGCGGACCGACGCAAATGCACGTTGTGCTCATGGCGTGGCGTGTGCAATGCCGACGCCGCCCGTGAAGGCCATCTCAGTGAAGTGAGCGGCATCGGTGCCAAACGCCGGGAGATGCTGATGGAGATTGGCATTGAAGGCTTGGCGGCTCTGGCCGACGCCGATCCGGAGCGGCTGGCGCTGCAGCTCGAGCGGTTTGGTGAGCAGCACGGTGCTGTGGCGGCACCTCTGGTGGCGCAGGCAAGGGCCCAACGCGATGGATGTGCTGAGCCACTGGCTGCACCACCAGTCCTTCCGGAACTGGCTGAAGCGCCTGGGGTGCTGTTGTATGACATCGAATCCGATCCTGATGCCCGCGACGATTTCCTCCATGGATTCGTGCGCTTGCCAAGAGGACTGGATGGTCGCTGGGATCCCTCGCTGGCGACTTATCACCCTTTGCTGGCGCTGCAGGAGCACGGGGAGGGGGCCTGTTGGACGCGTCTCCAACGGATGCTGCGGCTTTACCCCGATTGGCCCGTGCTCCATTACGGAGAAACCGAATCCCTAGCGCTGCGTCGCATGGCCCAGCGTCAGGGGATCGGGGATGGGGACCTGATGGCGTTGCGACGTCGGCTGGTGGATGTTCACGAGAGATTGCGCCGTCATTGGCGCCTGCCGCTGAACAGCTACGGGCTCAAGACCGTGGCGGATTGGCTTGGCTTCCGTTGGGGACAGACAGGCGTGGATGGAGCCCGGGCACTGCTTTGGTGGCGGCAGTGGCGGGGAACCGGCCCGGGGGACCGGGGCCACGTGCAGGCTCTGCGCTGGATTTTTGCCTACAACCGGGATGACGGTATGGCGACCTGGGCGGTGGCCGCCTGGTTGTTGGCGCAAGACGAAACGGAGCGGAAGGCTTAA